A genomic region of Phragmites australis chromosome 2, lpPhrAust1.1, whole genome shotgun sequence contains the following coding sequences:
- the LOC133910292 gene encoding uncharacterized protein LOC133910292, whose translation MPRSPGGRSSQRLTAADANPTPERPPAQGAPASTGEVARESGSGTFLYLQLMVTNYTSWEAVEPVASATVDEKKYKKARLDLFQALPEDLLMQVARKKTAKEEGESPDQYVGRLNSMSVRYVNLGETLDDAALVKKLFDTMPDRFLSVITEIEQFYDLDKKPFEEAVGRLKAFEERTRPRASDGNSISDSQLLFTQAEWQSRQKKDGGNSSSSNKGKSHLATDSSNHGQGGRGRGRGCGRGGRGRMSRNDEESGSDGGRRNKSHIKCFNCYKIGRYVNECKAPKKKKEETHLTHADYTELALLLVVLEEAAQELQHQRGAVLLNEEKLKPELHDTTAGGSSSEVWYLDNRVSNHVTGDKEKFRELDKGIIGKVKFGDGSTSGCCRRSTTFQDCAATSSALDNLPSPAQLLMKVRRTQNCLYKIELHQATSVCLLTILQDPVWLWHARIGYVNFIDMKLLVDKGMTIGVPPITHPNQLCQRCLLAKQWMWVFVIKSKNQACSMFRKFKL comes from the exons CCTCGTAGTCCGGGTGGCAGGAGCTCCCAGCGTTTAACGGCGGCGGACGCCAACCCCACGCCGGAGAGGCCACCGGCGCAGGGCGCACCCGCGTCCACG GGCGAGGTGGCGCGGGAGAGCGGCAGTGGGACGTTCCTATACCTGCAGTTGATGGTGACAAACTACACGAGCTGG GAGGCAGTCGAGCCAGTGGCCAGTGCGACCGTCGATGAGAAGAAGTACAAGAAGGCGAGGTTGGATCTCTTCCAAGCGCTCCCGGAGGATCTCCTAATGCaggtggcaaggaagaaaactgCAAAGGAG gagggagagagcccGGACCAGTATGTCGGAAGGCTCAACAGCATGTCCGTCAGGTACGTAAACCTAGGGGAGACGCTCGATGACGCTGCATTGGTCAAAAAGCTGTTTGACACCATGCCGGATCGATTCCTAAGTGTGATCACCGAGATCGAGCAGTTCTACGACCTCGATAAGAAGCCGTTCGAGGAAGCCGTGGGGCGGCTTAAGGCGTTTGAAGAACGTACTCGTCCGCGTGCATCTGATGGCAATAGCATCAGCGACAGCCAGCTTCTGTTCACTCAGGCCGAGTGGCAGTCGCGgcagaagaaggatggtggcaactcctcatcaagcaacaagggcAAATCCCACCTTGCTACAGATAGCAGCAACCACGGCCAGGGTGGTCGTGGACGCGGCAGAGGCTGTGGCAGAGGTGGTCGCGGCAGGATGTCGCGCAATGACGAGGAGAGCGGCTCGGACGGCGGTCGccgcaacaagagccacatcaagtgctTCAACTGCTACAAGATAGGGCGCTACGTGAACGAGTGCAAGGCAccgaaaaagaagaaagaggagacaCATCTTACTCATGCTGACTACACTGAGCTGGCCCTGCTACTCGTGGTGTTAGAAGAGGCAGCACAAGAACTGCAGCACCAGCGAGGAGCCGTGCTATTGAATGAGGAGAAATTGAAGCCGGAACTACACGACACAACGGCGGGAGGCTCCAGCTCTGAGGTCTGGTACCTGGACAATAGGGTCAGTAATCATGTGACCggtgacaaagagaagttcagagagctGGATAAAGGTATCATTGGCAAGGTGAAGTTCGGGGATGGCTCCACTAGTGGCTGTTGCAggaggtctactacattccaagaCTGTGCAGCAACATCATCAGCCTTGGACAACTTACCGAG TCCTGCACAGTTGCTGATGAAAGTGAGACGAACTCAAAATTGCCTCTATAAGATCGAGCTGCATCAAGCGACGTCGGTGTGTCTCTTAACCATCCTTCAAGACCCGGTGTGGCTCTGGCATGCGAGAATCGGATATGTCAACTTCATTGATATGAAGCTGCTCGTCGACAAGGGGATGACAATAGGAGTGCCGCCGATCACACACCCAAACCAGCTATGTCAAAGGTGTTTACTGGCGAAGCAG TGGATGTGGGTGTTCGTGATCAAGTCGAAGAACCAAGCTTGCTCCATGTTCAGAAAGTTCAAGTTGTAG